The Chitinophagaceae bacterium genome window below encodes:
- a CDS encoding sugar transferase: MTSSPRIHIGWYVIADWLAATFAWGLFYLLRRVLLGEAVSIFDQPFDATFFYGIIFIPLCWLTLYHLFGSYKNLYSKSRLQELTLTFFSCILGTLIIFFAILLDDRIIAYTFYYKESLLLFGLQFGFTWLFRWLVLNRIKRQLLKGIVQINTLIIGANKNAIKLYKDIKGSSETLGFCFTGFLYPDGTSTNGLSKYLTPLGSLKDLAHIIHEHKIEQVIIATEEKERQSMEQSLSLLSEHDIMIKLLPNTIDILSGSVRTSNVLGAVLIDLHTDMMSEWQQNIKRLIDIVVSLVSLIILSPLLLMVAIRVKLSSEGAVFYSQERVGLKGKKFFIHKFRSMLTDAEKDGPALSSETDQRITAWGKTMRKWRLDELPQFWNILKGEMSLVGPRPERRFYIDQIVEKAPYYRFLLKVKPGLTSWGMVKFGYAETVDEMVERSKYDLLYIENISLALDIKIIIHTIRLIFLGKGR, translated from the coding sequence ATGACCTCATCGCCCCGTATACATATTGGCTGGTATGTAATTGCCGACTGGCTGGCTGCAACATTTGCATGGGGATTGTTTTATCTGCTGCGCAGGGTATTGCTGGGCGAAGCGGTATCCATTTTTGATCAGCCTTTCGATGCAACTTTTTTTTACGGAATTATTTTCATCCCGCTTTGCTGGCTTACACTTTATCACCTCTTTGGAAGTTATAAAAATCTCTACAGCAAATCAAGATTGCAGGAGCTTACACTTACGTTCTTCAGCTGCATCTTAGGCACACTCATTATTTTCTTTGCCATTCTTCTCGATGACAGGATCATTGCATATACATTTTATTATAAAGAAAGCTTATTGCTGTTTGGATTACAGTTTGGCTTTACCTGGCTGTTTCGCTGGCTTGTTTTAAACAGGATCAAACGGCAGTTGCTGAAAGGAATTGTGCAGATCAACACACTCATCATTGGTGCCAATAAAAATGCAATCAAACTGTATAAGGATATCAAAGGATCAAGCGAAACTCTGGGCTTTTGTTTTACCGGTTTCTTATATCCCGATGGAACATCCACAAACGGCTTAAGTAAATACCTTACTCCGCTTGGTTCTCTGAAAGATCTTGCACACATCATTCATGAACATAAAATTGAACAGGTAATTATTGCTACAGAAGAAAAGGAACGTCAGTCAATGGAGCAATCATTAAGCCTGTTAAGTGAACATGATATCATGATTAAACTTTTACCCAACACCATTGATATTCTCTCAGGTTCTGTAAGAACAAGCAATGTACTGGGCGCTGTACTCATTGATCTGCATACCGACATGATGAGCGAGTGGCAGCAGAATATAAAACGGCTCATAGATATTGTTGTCTCTTTAGTTTCACTCATCATATTATCGCCCTTGCTGCTGATGGTAGCCATCAGGGTAAAACTTTCATCTGAAGGTGCTGTTTTTTATTCACAGGAACGTGTGGGATTGAAAGGGAAGAAATTCTTTATCCATAAGTTCAGATCAATGCTCACTGATGCAGAGAAAGACGGCCCTGCACTTTCATCTGAAACCGATCAGCGCATTACCGCATGGGGCAAAACAATGCGTAAATGGAGGCTCGATGAACTGCCGCAATTCTGGAACATATTAAAAGGTGAAATGAGCCTGGTAGGTCCGAGACCCGAACGCAGATTTTATATTGATCAGATTGTAGAGAAAGCTCCTTACTATCGTTTTCTGCTGAAAGTAAAACCCGGTCTCACATCATGGGGCATGGTGAAGTTTGGATATGCAGAAACAGTGGATGAAATGGTGGAACGCAGCAAATACGATCTGCTGTATATTGAAAATATTTCACTGGCACTTGATATCAAGATCATCATCCATACCATCCGTTTGATTTTTTTAGGAAAAGGAAGATGA
- the traK gene encoding conjugative transposon protein TraK encodes MFKKMKNIDSAFRYIRLFSIAFIAGCILISLFIAYKSYQLASQSQQKVFILANGKALEAFAADRKDNIPVEAKDHVKMFHHFFFTLDPDDKVIQTNITKALYLADNSAKQQYDNLKENGYFSNLIAGNISQEIEMDSIEISINSYPYYFKYKGKETIIRPTSIITRSLITEGYLRNVSRSDNNPHGFLIEKWQTLENADINTQTR; translated from the coding sequence ATGTTCAAAAAAATGAAAAATATAGATTCTGCATTCCGTTATATACGGTTATTCTCAATAGCATTTATAGCTGGGTGTATTCTTATCTCTCTGTTTATAGCATACAAAAGCTACCAGTTAGCATCACAATCGCAGCAAAAGGTTTTCATATTGGCAAATGGTAAGGCATTAGAAGCTTTTGCTGCCGACAGAAAAGATAACATACCTGTTGAAGCAAAAGACCATGTAAAAATGTTTCATCATTTCTTCTTCACCCTCGACCCGGATGATAAGGTAATACAAACAAATATCACAAAAGCACTTTACCTGGCAGACAATTCTGCCAAGCAGCAGTATGATAACCTGAAAGAGAATGGTTATTTCTCCAATCTCATTGCCGGTAATATCAGCCAGGAAATTGAGATGGATAGTATTGAAATTAGTATCAATTCATATCCTTACTATTTTAAGTACAAGGGTAAGGAAACTATCATCCGCCCTACATCCATCATCACAAGAAGTTTAATTACCGAAGGGTATTTGAGAAACGTTTCACGGTCAGATAATAATCCGCATGGATTTCTGATAGAGAAATGGCAAACATTAGAAAACGCAGACATCAATACTCAAACCAGGTGA
- the traJ gene encoding conjugative transposon protein TraJ, translating to MKLCVRLIGIAVLIFLIPNFAEAQGAAGRIRSLHEVLEKLYDDMMPLCSRLIGVGRGIAGFAATWYIASRVWGHIARAEPVDFYPLFRPFVLGFAVLIFPSVIAMINGVMKPTVTATAAMVTDSDKAVAQLLTMKEEAIKKTAYWQMYVGPNGSGDRDKWYKYNYADKKEGWLKSIGNDIKFAFAKFSYNFRNSIKQWMAEVLKVLFEAAALCINTIRTFYLIVLAILGPLVFGIAVFDGFQHTLTVWIARYLNIFLWLPVANIFGGIMGKIQENMLKEDLHQIATNGDTFFSTTDTAYLIFMIIGIIGYFTVPSVANYIIHAGGGNTLLYKVTNMMSTSSRTIVGGGASMAKDALGSGYNKISSSMADAGVSQGYFKEGNSGGGGYMKDKLSGKS from the coding sequence ATGAAATTGTGTGTGAGATTAATCGGTATAGCTGTATTAATATTTTTAATTCCAAACTTTGCAGAAGCCCAGGGTGCGGCAGGCAGGATACGGAGCCTGCATGAAGTACTTGAAAAGTTGTACGATGATATGATGCCACTATGCAGTCGCCTGATTGGAGTAGGTCGTGGTATTGCTGGCTTTGCAGCCACTTGGTACATTGCATCAAGGGTGTGGGGGCATATTGCCCGTGCAGAGCCGGTAGATTTTTATCCATTATTTCGTCCTTTTGTTTTAGGCTTTGCAGTTTTAATATTTCCTTCCGTAATAGCGATGATTAATGGAGTTATGAAACCAACCGTTACAGCAACCGCTGCAATGGTTACTGATTCGGATAAGGCTGTTGCTCAATTATTAACTATGAAAGAAGAAGCCATTAAGAAAACCGCTTATTGGCAAATGTATGTGGGACCTAATGGTAGCGGAGACAGAGACAAATGGTACAAATATAATTACGCAGATAAAAAGGAAGGCTGGCTTAAAAGCATTGGCAACGACATTAAATTTGCTTTTGCAAAATTCTCTTATAACTTTCGCAATTCCATCAAGCAATGGATGGCAGAAGTTTTAAAAGTGTTGTTTGAGGCGGCAGCACTTTGTATTAATACTATACGAACATTTTATCTGATTGTATTGGCCATACTCGGCCCGTTGGTATTTGGTATTGCTGTATTTGACGGCTTTCAGCATACACTCACTGTTTGGATTGCCCGTTACCTTAATATCTTTTTATGGCTGCCGGTGGCAAATATCTTTGGTGGCATCATGGGCAAAATTCAGGAGAATATGTTGAAAGAAGATTTGCATCAGATTGCCACTAATGGCGACACCTTCTTTAGCACTACCGATACTGCCTATCTTATTTTTATGATTATCGGCATCATCGGATACTTCACTGTTCCTTCGGTTGCCAATTATATTATACATGCCGGTGGTGGTAATACACTGCTGTATAAAGTAACTAATATGATGAGTACATCCAGCCGCACTATTGTTGGCGGTGGCGCTTCAATGGCAAAAGATGCATTAGGAAGTGGCTACAATAAAATCAGCAGCAGTATGGCAGATGCTGGTGTATCGCAAGGGTATTTTAAAGAGGGTAATAGTGGTGGTGGAGGGTATATGAAGGATAAGTTGAGTGGGAAAAGTTAA
- a CDS encoding NAD(P)-binding domain-containing protein has protein sequence MKKIAIIGTGTVGQTLASKLVTLGYDVMMGTRNVSEKLASTAKDGYGNPPFSEWYAQNKNVKLGTFAEAAAFGEIVLNASQGANSINALKLAEAKNLNGKIIMDVANPLDFSKGMPPCLVPELSNTNSLGEEIQKTFPDAKVVKTLNTMWCGLMVNPTMIGGGNHTSFICGNDADAKTKVKSLMNEFGWKNENILDLGDISSARGTEAVLPVWLRIWGATQNGAFNFKIVS, from the coding sequence ATGAAAAAAATCGCAATTATCGGAACAGGAACCGTTGGTCAAACCCTCGCTTCCAAACTCGTTACACTTGGTTATGATGTAATGATGGGCACACGAAATGTGTCAGAAAAATTGGCAAGCACAGCAAAAGACGGCTATGGAAATCCTCCATTCAGCGAATGGTATGCTCAAAATAAAAATGTCAAATTAGGAACATTCGCAGAAGCAGCAGCTTTTGGTGAAATTGTTTTAAACGCTTCGCAAGGTGCAAACTCTATTAACGCTTTAAAATTGGCAGAGGCAAAAAATCTGAATGGGAAAATTATTATGGATGTTGCCAATCCTTTAGATTTCAGCAAAGGAATGCCCCCTTGTTTAGTTCCTGAACTATCCAACACAAATTCGTTGGGCGAAGAAATTCAAAAAACATTCCCCGATGCTAAAGTGGTAAAAACATTAAACACAATGTGGTGTGGACTAATGGTAAATCCTACTATGATAGGCGGTGGAAACCATACAAGTTTTATCTGCGGAAATGATGCTGATGCCAAAACAAAAGTAAAATCCTTGATGAACGAATTTGGCTGGAAGAATGAAAATATCCTTGACTTGGGAGACATCAGTTCGGCAAGAGGAACTGAAGCTGTATTGCCTGTTTGGTTAAGAATTTGGGGAGCTACGCAAAACGGAGCTTTCAATTTCAAAATTGTAAGCTAA
- a CDS encoding Gfo/Idh/MocA family oxidoreductase gives MLKIAVFGAGHLGKFHLNNWKEIEGVELVGFYDPSDRIAKTVAEKYQLKRFINPEELMAFCDAADIVAPTPDHFHLCQMAVRLGKHVFVEKPMCNTMEEANELVKLVREANVKLQVGHVERFNPAFLAVKDLELNPMFIEVHRLSQFNPRGTEVSVILDLMIHDIDIILKLVKSDVKNVYANGVAVMTDTPDIANVRIEFDNGCVANLTSSRISMKKCARSGSSRDAYIGIDFLEKKAEIIKMKTNDDKEEFSFDIDTRDGKKTIAISNPPVIEVNAIKMELEQFRDAIVNNKPVPVSEVDGLRAMDVAHQILQKIQRTALA, from the coding sequence ATGCTCAAAATAGCAGTGTTTGGCGCAGGCCACCTCGGAAAATTTCACCTCAATAACTGGAAAGAAATAGAAGGCGTTGAACTGGTTGGCTTTTACGATCCCAGCGACCGTATTGCAAAAACGGTCGCAGAAAAATATCAGCTCAAACGTTTTATCAACCCCGAAGAATTAATGGCTTTCTGCGATGCAGCCGATATTGTTGCTCCCACTCCCGATCACTTTCATCTCTGCCAGATGGCTGTACGTCTCGGCAAACATGTATTTGTGGAGAAACCCATGTGCAATACAATGGAAGAGGCCAATGAACTGGTAAAGCTGGTTCGGGAAGCCAATGTAAAATTACAGGTGGGTCATGTGGAGCGTTTTAATCCTGCCTTCCTTGCTGTAAAGGACCTCGAACTCAATCCCATGTTCATTGAAGTGCATCGTTTATCACAATTCAATCCACGGGGAACAGAAGTAAGTGTGATACTCGATTTAATGATCCATGATATTGATATCATTTTAAAGTTGGTAAAGAGCGATGTGAAAAATGTATATGCCAACGGAGTGGCGGTAATGACCGATACACCTGATATTGCCAACGTTCGCATTGAATTCGATAATGGTTGCGTGGCCAATCTTACCAGCAGCCGCATCAGCATGAAAAAATGCGCAAGATCAGGCTCTTCCAGAGATGCTTATATTGGTATTGATTTCCTCGAAAAGAAGGCCGAGATCATCAAAATGAAAACAAACGACGACAAAGAAGAATTTTCCTTTGACATTGATACCAGGGATGGGAAAAAAACCATCGCTATTTCAAACCCTCCGGTGATTGAAGTAAATGCCATTAAAATGGAACTGGAACAATTCAGAGATGCCATTGTAAATAATAAACCTGTACCTGTAAGTGAAGTGGATGGATTACGTGCAATGGATGTTGCCCACCAGATACTTCAGAAAATACAACGTACTGCTTTAGCTTAA
- a CDS encoding SDR family oxidoreductase yields the protein MKLAIFGASGPTGKLVVQQALEQGHKVTAFVRSPEKVTQSHLDLTVIKADALSPSTFENHLKGHDVVLSALGIGQSFKDTALYSESGKNIIEAMRKSGVNKFICLTSGGVEDDDPSFEFIYKLIFKRLLRKPYNNMKKLESYLQSVNDIDWIIVRPSRLVDTPLTGVYRVSARYAPKGGSKISRADLAQFMLKQLNSNEWLRKTPTLTY from the coding sequence ATGAAATTAGCAATATTCGGAGCAAGCGGACCAACAGGCAAATTAGTTGTTCAGCAAGCATTAGAACAAGGACATAAAGTAACCGCCTTTGTGCGTAGTCCTGAAAAGGTTACTCAATCGCATCTTGATTTAACGGTAATAAAAGCAGATGCTTTAAGTCCATCAACTTTTGAAAATCATTTAAAAGGGCACGATGTTGTTTTATCTGCATTAGGTATCGGTCAAAGTTTTAAAGACACAGCGCTTTATTCAGAAAGCGGAAAAAACATTATTGAAGCAATGCGTAAAAGTGGTGTAAATAAATTTATCTGCCTTACATCAGGTGGCGTAGAAGACGATGACCCCTCGTTTGAATTTATTTATAAACTCATTTTCAAACGGTTGTTGCGTAAGCCCTACAACAATATGAAAAAGTTGGAAAGTTATCTTCAATCAGTTAATGACATTGACTGGATTATTGTTCGCCCTTCTCGCTTAGTTGACACTCCATTAACAGGAGTTTATAGAGTATCTGCAAGGTATGCACCAAAAGGTGGCTCAAAAATTTCAAGAGCCGACCTTGCACAATTTATGCTGAAACAACTGAACTCAAATGAATGGTTGAGAAAAACACCCACACTTACTTATTAA
- a CDS encoding aldo/keto reductase: MKYKIFGRSGLRVSEMALGTMTFGTEWGWGADKDESKKSFDAYSNAGGNFIDTANRYTEGTSEIFVGEFIQSDRDHFVLATKYTLYDKPNDVNYSGNHRKNMMRSVEASLKRLCTEYIDLLWLHAWDFLTPTEEVLRGLDDLVRSGKVHYIGISDTPAWIVSRANAIAELRSWTQFTGLQVEYSLLQRTAERDLLPMAKELQIAMTPWAPLAGGTLTGKYLKGEKGRVSENSARRNEEKTLIVEALVDVAKTLEVTPAQLAIRWTMQKEQTSIPIVGANKALQIEESLGSVNFSIPDEQMNILNEVSKIEMGFPHDFLAGEDVKNVVYGGTKQLIIK; encoded by the coding sequence ATGAAATACAAAATATTTGGAAGAAGTGGTTTAAGAGTTTCTGAAATGGCACTTGGAACAATGACTTTCGGAACTGAATGGGGATGGGGTGCTGATAAAGATGAAAGCAAAAAAAGTTTTGATGCTTATTCAAATGCCGGAGGTAATTTCATTGATACTGCCAATCGTTATACAGAAGGAACAAGTGAAATATTTGTTGGCGAATTTATTCAGAGCGATCGGGACCATTTTGTGTTAGCTACAAAATATACATTGTATGACAAACCGAATGATGTAAACTATTCCGGCAATCATCGTAAAAATATGATGCGGTCGGTTGAGGCAAGTTTAAAGCGTCTCTGTACCGAATATATTGATTTGTTATGGTTACACGCTTGGGATTTTTTAACTCCAACTGAAGAAGTTCTGCGAGGTTTAGACGATTTAGTCCGTTCAGGAAAAGTGCATTACATCGGTATTTCAGACACCCCGGCTTGGATAGTTTCAAGAGCCAATGCCATTGCCGAGTTAAGAAGTTGGACACAATTTACAGGGCTTCAAGTTGAATACAGTTTATTACAACGCACAGCTGAAAGAGATTTGTTGCCAATGGCTAAAGAACTGCAAATTGCAATGACGCCTTGGGCACCATTGGCAGGCGGAACACTTACAGGTAAATATTTAAAAGGAGAAAAAGGAAGGGTTTCAGAAAATAGTGCAAGGAGGAATGAAGAGAAAACACTAATCGTAGAAGCTCTTGTTGATGTTGCAAAAACTTTAGAAGTAACTCCTGCACAACTTGCTATAAGGTGGACGATGCAAAAAGAACAAACCTCCATACCTATTGTTGGTGCAAATAAAGCCCTGCAAATAGAGGAAAGTTTAGGCAGTGTAAATTTTTCTATTCCTGATGAACAAATGAATATATTGAATGAGGTTAGTAAAATAGAAATGGGTTTTCCTCACGATTTTCTTGCTGGAGAAGATGTGAAGAATGTAGTTTACGGAGGAACGAAACAATTAATAATCAAATAA
- a CDS encoding helix-turn-helix domain-containing protein has translation MGNNTSVPILIPFEPEEFWSQIRVIIREEVSRNQKEQSAQIPIMETPGLTEKPLYKIKEICSLFKITKPTIYDWIKHGKLKKVKIRSRVYFLGSDIKHLLQA, from the coding sequence ATGGGAAACAATACATCAGTGCCAATTTTAATACCATTTGAGCCAGAAGAGTTCTGGTCGCAAATCCGGGTGATAATTAGGGAGGAAGTTTCCAGAAATCAAAAGGAGCAGTCGGCTCAAATTCCGATAATGGAAACTCCGGGTCTTACCGAAAAGCCTTTGTACAAAATCAAGGAAATCTGTTCCCTCTTTAAAATCACCAAGCCTACCATTTACGATTGGATAAAACATGGCAAATTAAAGAAGGTTAAAATCCGTTCGAGGGTTTACTTTTTAGGTAGTGATATTAAACATTTACTCCAGGCATAA
- the traN gene encoding conjugative transposon protein TraN: protein MKKYLITAFAIVLFTATQAQTQLCISTEKTTSLIFPFAIRHVDRGSQSILAQQVKEVPTILLVKAASNSFSETNLSVVTEDGSIYAFDVCYDGKPVVLVHYLPINNKATTAMYANGILDNQPVTKGIEDHKWKTDAAITGIYIKNDMMFYQVSISNNSPVDYTIELIRFYIRDKKKSKRTAVQEIELKPVYIVGNTRLVKAKNNSVLVFALEKFTVPDAKYMAVQINEKNGGRHFLMRIKNRKIMKAVTLPDYK from the coding sequence ATGAAAAAGTATTTAATAACAGCATTTGCAATTGTGTTATTCACAGCTACGCAGGCGCAAACACAATTGTGTATTTCAACAGAAAAAACCACCAGTCTCATTTTTCCATTCGCCATCCGGCATGTGGACAGGGGGAGTCAGTCAATATTAGCGCAGCAGGTAAAAGAGGTGCCGACTATTTTATTGGTAAAAGCTGCTTCCAATAGTTTTAGTGAAACCAACCTGAGTGTGGTAACAGAGGATGGCAGTATTTATGCCTTTGATGTTTGTTATGATGGAAAGCCTGTTGTGCTGGTTCACTATCTGCCCATTAATAATAAGGCAACCACAGCCATGTATGCAAACGGAATCCTGGACAATCAACCAGTAACAAAGGGAATTGAAGACCATAAATGGAAAACCGATGCAGCCATTACGGGCATTTATATTAAGAATGATATGATGTTTTATCAGGTTTCAATTTCCAACAATAGCCCGGTTGACTACACCATTGAACTTATCCGTTTTTATATACGAGATAAGAAGAAATCTAAACGAACTGCCGTGCAGGAAATTGAACTGAAACCTGTTTATATAGTTGGTAATACTAGGCTGGTAAAAGCCAAAAATAATTCTGTTTTGGTGTTTGCATTAGAGAAGTTTACTGTGCCAGACGCAAAATACATGGCCGTTCAGATAAATGAAAAAAACGGTGGCAGGCATTTTTTAATGCGGATTAAGAACAGGAAAATAATGAAGGCGGTTACCTTACCTGATTATAAATGA
- the traM gene encoding conjugative transposon protein TraM, with the protein MAFWALGGGAGGKNRNPIETAGLNLNLPDAQLKDDKSENKLSFYDKADKDSLELLEQIKNDPFYLSKPDSFASPVNEIEQLTVNSASKFNQRLNTSPYSSAATNPEEKLMQKLAQLQNQIDKPESSTTEKPGDEKYAAYDDDFSQQVNQLRNMMQGMAENNTEDTEMKQLSNTLDKIMDIQHPDRVKERLKEKSQKQKATVFIVSKYLASFNISLLDTNKRKTNQIIGFYGLENTVNDNDADNAIEAIIPENTILVNNAVIKLRLAADIYINGVLIPKNNMVSGLVSLENERLQVEISSIRYNNSLFPVKLEVYDMDGLAGIYIPGAISRDVAKQSADNSLQLMELTSLDPSLKAQAAAAGINTVKSLLSKK; encoded by the coding sequence ATGGCATTCTGGGCCCTGGGCGGTGGAGCTGGTGGTAAGAATAGAAATCCTATTGAAACAGCAGGGCTAAATCTCAACCTGCCTGATGCTCAATTGAAAGATGATAAAAGCGAAAACAAACTCAGCTTTTATGATAAGGCTGATAAAGATTCCTTAGAGCTTTTGGAGCAAATTAAAAATGACCCGTTCTATCTTTCAAAGCCGGATTCATTTGCAAGTCCGGTTAATGAAATTGAGCAATTAACTGTAAACTCTGCTTCTAAATTTAATCAGCGGTTAAATACTTCTCCTTACTCATCTGCGGCTACAAATCCTGAAGAAAAGCTGATGCAGAAATTAGCACAGCTTCAAAACCAGATTGACAAGCCTGAAAGTTCAACTACGGAAAAACCCGGTGATGAAAAATATGCGGCGTATGATGATGACTTTTCTCAACAGGTGAATCAGTTGCGGAATATGATGCAGGGAATGGCTGAAAACAATACAGAAGATACTGAAATGAAACAACTGAGCAACACCCTTGATAAAATTATGGATATACAACACCCTGACAGGGTAAAGGAACGGTTGAAGGAAAAATCACAAAAACAGAAGGCAACTGTATTTATAGTCAGTAAGTATCTGGCAAGTTTCAATATCAGTCTGCTCGACACTAATAAAAGAAAAACTAATCAAATCATTGGATTTTATGGATTGGAAAACACAGTAAATGATAATGATGCTGATAATGCAATAGAAGCCATAATACCTGAAAATACAATATTGGTAAACAATGCTGTTATTAAACTAAGGCTTGCTGCTGACATTTATATTAATGGCGTACTGATACCAAAAAACAATATGGTGTCAGGTTTGGTTTCGTTAGAAAATGAACGGCTGCAGGTTGAGATAAGTTCTATACGGTATAACAATTCTTTGTTCCCGGTAAAACTGGAAGTATATGATATGGATGGCCTGGCGGGTATTTACATTCCGGGGGCTATATCAAGAGATGTGGCTAAACAATCAGCCGACAACAGCCTTCAACTAATGGAACTTACTTCACTCGACCCTTCCTTAAAAGCACAAGCCGCTGCCGCCGGTATCAATACCGTAAAAAGTTTGCTCAGTAAAAAGTAA
- a CDS encoding TerB family tellurite resistance protein, whose protein sequence is MKKVIIAISLCICFIRSNAQSDEAQQLLLNVEKLAQFKKILKNMKDAYTIIFKGYTAVKDLSQGNFTLHKTFLDGLMEVSPAVKKYKRITDIFNYQVRILKEYKAAWQQFRDDKQFTLTEIDYLGKVYTNLFNETLKSLEELAMVITSGKLRMSDDERLQAIDRIYTNVVDQYSFLNEFNNNTAILSLQRKSEQAEIKMSRIINGIKQ, encoded by the coding sequence ATGAAAAAAGTAATTATTGCTATATCTCTTTGCATTTGCTTTATTAGGAGCAATGCCCAGAGTGACGAGGCCCAACAACTTTTACTGAATGTTGAAAAACTGGCACAGTTCAAAAAGATATTGAAGAACATGAAGGATGCTTATACCATAATCTTCAAAGGTTATACAGCAGTTAAAGATTTATCGCAGGGAAACTTTACCCTGCATAAAACATTTTTAGACGGATTGATGGAAGTAAGCCCCGCTGTAAAAAAGTATAAACGAATTACCGATATTTTTAATTACCAGGTCAGAATTTTAAAGGAATATAAAGCAGCCTGGCAACAGTTCCGTGATGATAAACAATTTACCTTGACAGAAATTGATTATCTCGGCAAAGTTTATACAAACCTGTTTAATGAAACATTGAAAAGCCTGGAAGAATTGGCAATGGTTATCACATCTGGTAAACTAAGAATGAGTGATGATGAACGGCTGCAGGCCATTGATAGGATTTACACAAACGTAGTTGACCAGTATTCTTTTTTAAACGAGTTTAATAACAATACCGCCATACTTTCCCTGCAACGAAAATCGGAACAGGCAGAAATAAAGATGTCCCGAATCATAAACGGTATTAAGCAATAA
- a CDS encoding AraC family transcriptional regulator, which produces MKHTIPYYKEINDFLQSIPSDYRTSNPHFYCLRLKENEIAINNYKAPFRKDFYFIGLITNAGKTKITYDNTNVTKLNSFLVFQSPGLLYSFLRDNSASGYLIYFKKECLSFFKPDFEKEFPFFNILHTNFFKLNEVKFQGFAPHFEDVFSAYENTTDNQHKVAAIKFLALLYQLKEFTNAFKQWEEGFTTPQQILLQKFVQLVNNFYIEKRTIEDYAALLNVTANHLSQSVKSASDKNALSFINDRLLSEAKSIIQFTDFDIAEIAYQLNFSDPANFGKFFKKHTDQTPLEFRKQSTKK; this is translated from the coding sequence ATGAAACACACCATTCCATATTACAAAGAAATAAATGACTTTCTGCAATCAATTCCCTCTGATTACAGAACTTCAAATCCGCATTTTTACTGTTTGAGGTTAAAAGAAAATGAAATCGCAATTAATAATTATAAAGCACCTTTCAGAAAAGATTTTTATTTCATCGGACTTATTACCAATGCAGGAAAAACAAAAATCACTTACGACAATACCAATGTAACTAAACTCAATTCGTTTTTGGTTTTTCAATCACCAGGATTATTGTATAGTTTTCTCCGAGACAATTCAGCAAGCGGTTATTTGATTTACTTTAAAAAGGAGTGCCTGTCTTTTTTCAAGCCCGACTTTGAAAAGGAATTTCCATTCTTTAACATTCTTCACACAAACTTTTTTAAACTTAACGAAGTAAAATTTCAGGGATTTGCCCCCCACTTTGAAGATGTGTTTTCAGCTTATGAAAACACAACTGACAATCAACATAAAGTGGCAGCCATTAAATTTCTTGCTCTACTTTATCAGTTGAAAGAATTTACAAATGCTTTCAAACAATGGGAAGAAGGATTTACAACACCGCAGCAAATTCTATTGCAAAAATTTGTTCAATTGGTAAACAACTTTTACATAGAGAAAAGAACAATTGAGGATTATGCTGCCCTATTAAATGTAACAGCAAACCATCTTTCTCAATCTGTTAAATCTGCATCTGACAAAAACGCATTGAGTTTTATCAACGACAGGTTATTATCAGAAGCTAAATCAATAATTCAGTTTACCGATTTCGACATTGCCGAAATAGCTTACCAACTTAATTTTTCAGACCCAGCCAATTTTGGAAAATTCTTCAAGAAGCACACCGACCAGACACCGCTTGAATTCAGGAAGCAGTCAACAAAAAAATAA